In Sideroxyarcus emersonii, one DNA window encodes the following:
- a CDS encoding glutamate synthase subunit beta — protein sequence MGKPTGFMEFRRVSEGYEPVEQRVKDYREFVAHLTDAEARQQGARCMDCGIPFCNNGCPVNNIIPDWNDLVYRGNWKQALDVLHSTNNFPEVTGRICPAPCEAACTLNINNDAVGIKSIEHAIIDKGGENGWVVPQPAKKKTGKKVAVVGSGPAGLAAAQQLARAGHSVTVFEKNSRIGGLLRYGIPDFKLDKRLIDWRMAQLAAEGVKFQTSTFVGKDAPGKGIVNDAKKTISPKELQKEFDAVILAGGAEQPRDLPVPGRELKGVHYALEFLIPQNKEVAGDAKNPINVAGKHVVVIGGGDTGSDCVGTSNRHGAASITQIEVMPRAPEHENKPLTWPYWPLKLRTSSSHEEGCERDWAISTKEFVGEDGVLKAIKAVRVEFKDGKMVEMPGSEFELKADFVFLAMGFTNPLAQVLDAFGVEKDARGNAKATTDGAGCYQTSVKKVFVAGDMRRGQSLVVWAIREGRQAARAVDEYLMGSSVLPR from the coding sequence CAGCAGGGTGCACGCTGCATGGACTGCGGCATCCCGTTCTGCAACAACGGCTGCCCGGTCAACAACATCATCCCCGACTGGAACGACCTGGTGTATCGCGGCAACTGGAAACAGGCGCTGGATGTGCTGCATTCCACCAACAACTTCCCCGAAGTGACCGGGCGCATCTGCCCTGCTCCCTGCGAAGCCGCCTGCACGCTGAACATCAACAACGACGCGGTCGGCATCAAGTCCATTGAGCACGCCATCATCGACAAGGGCGGCGAGAACGGCTGGGTGGTACCGCAGCCCGCGAAGAAGAAGACCGGCAAGAAGGTCGCCGTGGTCGGCTCCGGTCCTGCGGGCCTGGCTGCCGCCCAGCAACTGGCACGCGCCGGCCACAGCGTCACCGTGTTCGAAAAGAACAGCCGCATCGGCGGCCTGCTGCGCTATGGCATCCCCGACTTCAAGCTGGACAAGCGGCTGATCGACTGGCGCATGGCGCAGCTCGCCGCCGAAGGCGTGAAGTTCCAGACCAGCACCTTCGTCGGAAAGGATGCGCCGGGCAAAGGCATCGTCAATGACGCGAAGAAAACGATCAGCCCGAAAGAGCTGCAGAAGGAATTCGACGCCGTCATCCTCGCCGGTGGCGCAGAGCAGCCGCGCGACCTGCCGGTGCCGGGGCGCGAACTGAAAGGCGTGCACTATGCGCTCGAATTCCTCATCCCGCAGAACAAGGAAGTGGCGGGCGATGCGAAGAACCCGATCAACGTCGCCGGCAAGCATGTCGTCGTCATCGGCGGCGGCGATACCGGTTCCGACTGCGTGGGCACCTCCAACCGCCACGGCGCAGCCTCCATCACGCAGATCGAAGTGATGCCGCGTGCGCCGGAGCATGAGAACAAGCCGCTGACATGGCCATACTGGCCGCTCAAGCTGCGCACTTCCAGCTCGCACGAAGAGGGCTGCGAGCGCGACTGGGCGATCTCCACCAAGGAGTTTGTCGGCGAGGATGGCGTGCTGAAGGCGATCAAGGCGGTGCGCGTCGAGTTCAAGGACGGCAAGATGGTCGAGATGCCGGGCAGCGAATTCGAACTCAAGGCCGATTTCGTGTTCCTCGCCATGGGCTTCACCAATCCGCTGGCACAGGTGCTGGATGCCTTCGGCGTGGAGAAGGATGCCCGCGGCAATGCCAAGGCGACCACCGACGGTGCCGGCTGCTACCAGACCAGCGTGAAGAAGGTATTCGTCGCGGGCGACATGCGTCGCGGCCAATCGCTGGTGGTGTGGGCCATCCGCGAGGGCCGTCAGGCGGCGCGTGCGGTGGATGAATACCTGATGGGCAGCAGCGTGCTGCCGCGATAA
- a CDS encoding phosphatase PAP2 family protein: MKEFLYDWGGANVWLFHAINDIRFEWLDQFMLLGTALGDHNLFIPYLALLTLLALVMVSRPAQDPRLYRLQVTRWMSVFAVFSVAYLLDGLLLGFLKPLLDFPRPPLALPPGTVNIVGTPEYHHSLPSGHSSFAMLVVASLWPVLNRKWRVAGVAFVLWVGISRSSLGAHFPADVLAGFLSSLAVVMLVYVAVHKLVQLAGRRPVDAG; this comes from the coding sequence ATGAAAGAGTTCCTTTACGACTGGGGCGGCGCCAACGTCTGGCTGTTCCATGCCATCAACGACATCCGTTTCGAATGGCTGGACCAGTTCATGCTGCTCGGCACCGCGCTGGGCGACCACAATCTGTTCATACCATATCTCGCTTTGCTGACGCTGCTTGCGCTGGTCATGGTGAGCAGGCCGGCGCAGGATCCCCGGCTTTACCGCCTGCAGGTGACGCGCTGGATGTCGGTGTTTGCCGTGTTCAGCGTCGCCTATCTGCTGGACGGCCTGCTGCTGGGATTCCTCAAGCCCCTGCTGGATTTCCCGCGCCCACCGCTGGCTTTACCGCCGGGCACGGTGAATATCGTCGGCACGCCGGAATACCACCATAGCCTGCCCAGCGGCCATTCGTCCTTCGCCATGCTGGTTGTGGCCAGCCTGTGGCCCGTGCTGAACCGCAAGTGGCGCGTAGCGGGCGTGGCCTTCGTATTGTGGGTCGGCATTTCGAGGAGCAGTCTGGGCGCGCATTTCCCTGCCGATGTACTGGCGGGATTCCTGTCCAGCCTGGCGGTGGTGATGCTGGTTTATGTTGCCGTGCATAAGCTGGTGCAACTGGCCGGACGCCGTCCTGTCGACGCGGGTTGA
- a CDS encoding primosomal protein N': protein MPIVRVALDVPLSTLFDYVASEKTQLEIGQRVVVPFGRKQVLGVAMAWAESSDLAAERIKPVTQVLDDVPPLPQELLTLLQFCSDYYHYPLGMTVLSALPTRLRAVEPIAVKQSLDYTLSEAGRALDVATLPKRRVVQQRILQALRQAPLSGAQLRSLSPSAPAALKAMIEAGWIELVDRKSNPLPQAGERTNEKRNLLLGAHTLTVEQQQAVDAVSQQKGYGCFLLHGITGSGKTEIYVHLMHEMLQRGGQVLLLVPEINLTPQLENYFRSRFPDVDLVSLHSGLADGERAQNWLKAQSGEARIVLGTRLSVFTPLPNLGLILVDEEHDPSFKQQDGLRYSARDVAIFRANQRGVAIVLGSATPSLESWYNAQSGRYRLLKLTQRAVQPATLPTVRCMDITKLPLHEGLSEPLLTAIEARLQRKEQSLIFINRRGYAPVLMCTSCGWLSECKHCAGKLVLHQKDRSLRCHHCGAQQRVPHACPTCGDADLKPVGIGTQRLEETLQARFPAARILRVDRDSTRNKGAWNAMRKQIHDGEADILIGTQMLAKGHDFPNLTLVGVISPDGALYSADFRASEKLFAQLTQVGGRAGRADKAGEVIVQTAFPNHPLFQALRAHDYEIWAQTLLAERQMAGFPPFVYQALLSAEGKQQGEVNAFLQQARTAAMELKLPVEVYGVVPAAMPKRANHHRAQLLVQSDKRKALGEFLRAWKPVLDELPASRLRWVLDVDPMEF, encoded by the coding sequence ATGCCTATTGTTCGCGTCGCGCTGGACGTGCCTTTGTCAACACTTTTCGACTATGTCGCAAGTGAAAAAACGCAGCTCGAGATCGGCCAGCGTGTGGTCGTGCCGTTCGGGCGCAAACAGGTGTTGGGCGTGGCGATGGCGTGGGCGGAAAGCTCCGATCTTGCGGCGGAGCGCATCAAGCCGGTGACACAGGTGCTAGACGATGTGCCGCCGTTACCGCAAGAATTGCTCACCCTGCTGCAGTTTTGCAGCGACTATTACCACTACCCTCTGGGAATGACGGTGCTCTCCGCCTTGCCGACGCGTTTGCGTGCCGTGGAACCGATTGCCGTGAAACAGTCGCTGGACTACACCCTGAGCGAGGCTGGCAGGGCGCTGGATGTGGCGACGTTGCCCAAGCGCCGTGTGGTGCAGCAGCGCATCCTGCAGGCGCTGCGCCAGGCGCCCCTGAGTGGTGCACAGTTGCGCAGCCTGTCGCCCAGTGCGCCTGCGGCGCTCAAAGCAATGATCGAAGCAGGCTGGATCGAGTTGGTTGATCGCAAAAGCAATCCTCTTCCGCAAGCGGGAGAAAGGACAAACGAGAAAAGAAATCTTCTTCTTGGCGCGCATACGCTCACTGTCGAGCAACAGCAGGCCGTGGATGCCGTCTCGCAACAAAAAGGCTACGGTTGCTTCCTGCTGCACGGCATCACCGGCAGCGGCAAGACCGAGATCTACGTGCACCTGATGCACGAGATGCTGCAGCGCGGCGGGCAGGTGCTACTGCTGGTGCCCGAGATCAACCTGACGCCGCAACTGGAGAACTACTTCCGCAGCCGCTTTCCCGATGTCGACCTGGTCAGCCTGCACAGCGGCCTCGCCGACGGCGAACGCGCGCAGAACTGGCTCAAGGCGCAATCCGGCGAAGCGCGCATCGTGCTGGGCACGCGCCTCTCCGTCTTCACGCCGCTGCCCAACCTGGGCCTGATCCTGGTCGATGAAGAACACGACCCGTCCTTCAAGCAGCAGGACGGCCTGCGCTACTCGGCGCGCGACGTGGCCATCTTCCGCGCCAACCAGCGCGGCGTGGCCATCGTGCTGGGTTCCGCCACGCCCTCGCTGGAGAGCTGGTACAACGCACAGAGCGGGCGCTACAGATTATTGAAGCTCACGCAACGCGCGGTGCAGCCCGCCACCCTGCCCACCGTGCGCTGCATGGACATCACCAAACTGCCGTTGCACGAAGGACTGAGCGAGCCCCTGCTCACCGCCATCGAGGCGCGCCTGCAACGCAAGGAACAAAGCCTCATCTTCATCAACCGCCGCGGCTATGCGCCGGTGCTGATGTGCACCTCCTGCGGCTGGCTGTCCGAGTGCAAGCATTGCGCGGGCAAGCTCGTGCTGCACCAGAAAGACCGCAGCCTGCGCTGCCACCACTGCGGCGCACAGCAGCGCGTGCCGCATGCGTGCCCCACCTGCGGCGATGCGGACCTCAAGCCGGTCGGCATCGGCACACAGCGTCTGGAAGAAACGTTGCAGGCCCGTTTTCCGGCAGCGCGTATCCTGCGCGTGGACCGCGACAGCACGCGCAACAAGGGCGCATGGAATGCGATGCGCAAACAGATCCACGACGGCGAAGCCGACATATTGATCGGCACGCAGATGCTGGCGAAAGGCCACGACTTTCCCAACCTCACGCTGGTCGGCGTCATCAGCCCGGACGGCGCGCTGTACAGCGCCGACTTCCGCGCCTCGGAAAAGCTCTTCGCACAACTCACCCAGGTCGGCGGACGCGCCGGGCGCGCCGACAAGGCCGGTGAAGTGATCGTGCAGACCGCCTTCCCCAACCATCCGCTGTTCCAGGCCCTGCGTGCACACGACTACGAGATCTGGGCGCAGACCCTGCTGGCCGAGCGCCAGATGGCAGGCTTCCCGCCGTTCGTGTACCAGGCGCTGCTGAGCGCGGAAGGCAAGCAGCAGGGCGAGGTGAACGCCTTCCTGCAGCAGGCGCGCACGGCAGCAATGGAATTGAAGTTGCCCGTCGAAGTGTACGGCGTCGTCCCCGCCGCCATGCCCAAACGCGCCAACCACCACCGCGCGCAACTGCTGGTGCAGAGCGACAAGCGCAAGGCGCTGGGGGAGTTTCTGCGGGCGTGGAAGCCGGTGCTGGATGAGTTGCCTGCGAGCAGATTGAGGTGGGTGTTGGATGTTGATCCGATGGAGTTTTGA
- a CDS encoding FAD-binding oxidoreductase translates to MTTEPQLLESFAAIVGRDGVLTGAAAVPYGKDWRGRYANEALAVVFPADTQQVSEVVKLCAANRLAIVPQGGNTSLCGGSVPLAGGLPQVVVNLSRMNRIRDVDATNYTMTVEAGCKLASLYDAPEQADRLFPLGLTAIAPHCEIGGNLSTNAGGINVLRYGTARSLVLGLEVVLPDGRIWDGLRSLRKDNTGYDLKQLFIGAEGTLGIITAAVLKLFPRPKSVATACIAVRDPAAAVELLAHLRANCGDTIDAFEFVSRSCLDLVFRHIPDTQEPFATRHEWIVITRLADVLPAPLDAALRYALNSFGDGIVEFEVTTNKDDAERWWKLRKNIAEAQKREGLSIKHDISVPISRVAEFIAQASAALRKAYPGVRIVAFGHMGDGNIHYNTSMPDAAQNKAFIERHESEVHHLVYEFVARFQGSIAAEHGLGQLKREEVTHYKSELELELMRSIKRTLDPHGLMNPGKVV, encoded by the coding sequence ATGACGACAGAACCGCAACTACTGGAATCCTTCGCCGCGATTGTGGGCCGCGATGGCGTGCTGACCGGCGCGGCTGCCGTGCCCTACGGCAAGGACTGGCGCGGCCGTTATGCGAACGAGGCGCTGGCGGTGGTGTTCCCTGCCGACACGCAGCAGGTCAGCGAAGTGGTGAAGCTGTGCGCGGCGAACAGGCTGGCCATCGTGCCGCAGGGCGGCAACACCAGCCTGTGCGGCGGCTCGGTGCCGCTGGCGGGGGGGCTGCCGCAGGTCGTCGTCAACCTGTCGCGCATGAATCGCATCCGCGACGTGGATGCCACCAATTACACCATGACCGTCGAGGCCGGATGCAAGCTGGCCTCGCTGTACGATGCGCCGGAACAGGCGGATCGCCTGTTCCCGCTCGGCCTCACCGCCATCGCGCCGCACTGCGAGATCGGCGGCAACCTGTCCACCAATGCGGGCGGCATCAACGTGCTGCGCTACGGCACAGCGCGCAGCCTGGTGCTGGGGCTGGAAGTGGTGCTGCCGGACGGTCGCATCTGGGACGGCTTGCGCAGCCTGCGCAAGGACAATACCGGCTACGACCTGAAGCAGTTGTTCATCGGTGCGGAAGGCACGCTGGGCATCATCACCGCTGCCGTCCTCAAACTCTTTCCGCGTCCGAAATCGGTGGCGACGGCCTGCATCGCGGTGCGCGACCCGGCCGCCGCGGTGGAGTTGCTGGCGCACCTGCGTGCCAACTGCGGCGACACGATCGATGCCTTCGAGTTCGTCTCGCGCTCCTGCCTCGACCTGGTGTTCAGGCACATCCCGGATACGCAGGAGCCGTTCGCCACCCGGCACGAATGGATCGTCATCACCCGCCTGGCCGATGTGCTGCCGGCACCGCTGGATGCGGCTCTGCGCTATGCGCTCAACTCGTTCGGCGATGGCATCGTCGAATTCGAGGTCACCACCAACAAGGATGACGCAGAGCGCTGGTGGAAGCTGCGCAAGAACATCGCCGAGGCGCAGAAGCGGGAAGGCCTCAGCATCAAGCACGATATCTCGGTGCCGATCAGCCGCGTGGCGGAATTCATCGCGCAAGCCAGCGCCGCCCTGCGCAAGGCCTATCCCGGCGTGCGCATCGTCGCCTTCGGCCACATGGGCGACGGCAACATCCACTACAACACCTCCATGCCGGATGCGGCACAGAACAAGGCGTTCATCGAGCGGCATGAGAGCGAAGTGCACCACCTCGTGTACGAGTTCGTGGCCAGGTTCCAGGGCAGCATCGCGGCGGAGCACGGGCTGGGGCAGCTCAAGCGCGAGGAAGTCACCCACTACAAGAGTGAACTGGAGCTGGAGTTGATGCGCAGCATCAAACGGACACTGGATCCGCACGGACTGATGAATCCCGGGAAAGTGGTATAG
- a CDS encoding DUF4337 domain-containing protein encodes MSEGFHVHGAHDHAVEHGAHSGDKLGGQVAIFTAILASVGAIVSYQGGDTQNQAMLFKNEAVLKKTQASDQWSYYQAKSNKGHLMELAADLAPAGKRDYYKAQIEKYENEKKEIKAKAEALEAESEKANEESDHAMHPHHKLAQSMTLIQIAISLASITVLTRKKWLFAVAAISAAGGLAMWGWALSV; translated from the coding sequence ATGTCTGAAGGATTCCATGTTCACGGCGCCCACGACCATGCGGTCGAGCACGGCGCCCACAGCGGTGACAAACTCGGCGGCCAGGTCGCGATATTCACCGCCATCCTCGCCTCGGTCGGCGCCATCGTCAGCTATCAGGGCGGCGACACCCAGAACCAGGCCATGCTGTTCAAGAACGAGGCCGTGCTGAAGAAGACCCAGGCCTCCGACCAATGGAGCTATTACCAGGCCAAGAGCAACAAGGGGCATCTGATGGAGCTCGCCGCCGACCTGGCCCCAGCCGGCAAGCGCGATTACTACAAGGCGCAGATCGAGAAGTACGAGAACGAGAAGAAAGAGATCAAGGCCAAGGCCGAGGCGCTGGAAGCGGAATCGGAGAAAGCCAACGAGGAAAGCGATCACGCGATGCACCCCCATCACAAGCTGGCGCAGTCGATGACACTGATCCAGATCGCCATCTCCTTGGCCTCCATCACGGTGTTGACGCGCAAGAAATGGCTGTTTGCCGTGGCGGCAATCTCGGCCGCGGGCGGACTGGCCATGTGGGGATGGGCGCTGAGCGTCTAG
- a CDS encoding DMT family transporter, translating into MSERADEAGLIRAMPLVFVLLWSTGFIVARYGMPLAPPMTFLALRYAFSILCLLPWVVLAGISWPRVRAQWLHLSVSGVLMHGGYLGGVWAAVKAGMGSGLIALIVGLQPVLTAFWLSSTGSHVTRRQWTGLLLGFAGLVLVVSRKFGAGGEATVFNLSLAVFALLSITTGTLYQKRFVTPCDVRSANTVQLLAALIVTLPLALLEAEPVRWNAEFIGAMAWSVLVLTVGASSLLYMLIHRGAATTVTSLLYLVPPTTALMAWVLFSEPITPVTLVGTALTALGVSLVVKARR; encoded by the coding sequence ATGAGTGAACGTGCCGACGAAGCCGGCCTGATCCGGGCGATGCCGTTGGTGTTTGTCCTGCTCTGGAGCACCGGCTTTATCGTGGCGCGCTATGGCATGCCACTCGCCCCGCCCATGACCTTCCTGGCGTTACGTTATGCCTTTTCCATCCTTTGCCTGCTTCCCTGGGTCGTGCTGGCCGGCATCTCCTGGCCAAGGGTGCGCGCGCAGTGGCTGCATCTGTCAGTCAGCGGTGTGCTGATGCATGGCGGCTATCTTGGCGGGGTATGGGCCGCCGTCAAAGCCGGCATGGGTTCGGGATTGATCGCACTGATCGTCGGTTTGCAACCGGTGCTGACCGCATTCTGGTTATCTTCCACCGGCAGCCACGTCACACGACGGCAGTGGACCGGACTGTTGCTGGGTTTTGCCGGGCTGGTGCTGGTGGTGTCGCGCAAATTCGGGGCGGGCGGCGAAGCAACAGTGTTCAATCTTTCCCTGGCCGTCTTTGCGCTCCTTAGCATCACCACAGGGACGCTGTACCAGAAACGATTCGTGACGCCTTGCGATGTGCGCAGCGCCAATACGGTGCAGCTCCTGGCCGCCCTGATCGTCACACTGCCGTTGGCGCTGCTCGAAGCCGAGCCCGTACGCTGGAATGCGGAATTTATCGGTGCGATGGCCTGGTCGGTGCTGGTCCTGACGGTGGGGGCGAGTTCGCTGCTATATATGCTGATCCATCGCGGCGCGGCGACCACCGTGACCAGCCTCCTGTATCTCGTGCCTCCCACTACGGCTTTGATGGCCTGGGTGCTTTTCTCCGAGCCGATTACGCCGGTGACTCTGGTGGGAACCGCCCTTACCGCACTGGGTGTGAGCCTGGTGGTCAAGGCAAGGCGCTGA
- the argS gene encoding arginine--tRNA ligase codes for MSAVLNFKSHLSELFAQALREVAPEHGGATVLIERPKQASHGDYACNLAMQLAKPLRKAPRDIANALIAALPKSGVIEKVEIAGAGFINVFITTAAKQEVVHGVLQAGAGYGHVHVGGGRKVGVEFVSANPTGPLHVGHGRGAAVGDCLCRVLHAAGWNVTREFYYNDAGQQIDNLTRSVQLRCKGVTPDHPSWPEGGYRGDYIVDVANAYMAKETVEADDQHITGKGDADDAEAIRHFAVAYLRREQDLDLRAFEVEFDVFSLESALYTEGKVEETVNRLIASGHTYEQDDALWLRTTDFGDDKDRVMRKSDGGYTYFVPDVAYHLDKWRRGFERVINEQGSDHHSTITRVRAGLQALDAGIPKGWPDYVLHQMVTVLKNGEEVKISKRAGSYVTLRDLIDEVGCDATRYFLAARHPDSQLVFDIDLAKSQSNDNPVYYIQYAHARISTVLAQWNGDRLALLHADVGVLDSEYETQLLQRMIDFPQVIETAAEDLAPHLVAFYLKELAADFHSYYNASRFLVEDERLRLARLALIAAVAQVLKNGLALLGVSAPEKM; via the coding sequence ATGTCTGCTGTCCTGAATTTCAAATCCCATCTGTCCGAACTGTTTGCGCAGGCGCTGCGCGAGGTGGCGCCCGAGCATGGCGGCGCGACCGTCCTCATCGAACGTCCCAAGCAGGCATCGCATGGCGATTACGCCTGCAATCTGGCGATGCAGCTGGCCAAGCCGCTGCGCAAAGCGCCGCGCGACATCGCGAACGCCTTGATCGCGGCGTTGCCGAAATCCGGCGTCATCGAGAAGGTGGAAATCGCCGGTGCGGGCTTCATCAATGTATTCATCACCACCGCCGCGAAGCAGGAGGTGGTACATGGCGTGTTGCAGGCAGGTGCGGGCTACGGCCATGTGCATGTCGGCGGCGGGCGCAAGGTGGGGGTGGAGTTCGTTTCGGCCAACCCGACCGGGCCTCTGCACGTCGGCCATGGGCGGGGTGCGGCGGTGGGCGATTGCCTGTGCCGCGTGTTGCATGCAGCAGGCTGGAACGTGACGCGCGAGTTCTACTATAACGACGCCGGCCAGCAGATCGACAACCTGACCCGCTCGGTGCAGCTGCGCTGCAAGGGTGTCACACCAGATCATCCATCGTGGCCGGAAGGCGGCTACCGCGGCGATTACATCGTGGATGTGGCGAATGCCTACATGGCGAAGGAGACGGTCGAGGCAGACGATCAGCACATCACCGGCAAGGGCGATGCGGACGACGCCGAGGCGATCCGTCATTTCGCGGTGGCCTATCTGCGCCGCGAGCAGGATCTGGACCTGCGCGCTTTCGAGGTGGAGTTCGATGTGTTCTCGCTGGAATCCGCGCTGTACACCGAGGGCAAGGTGGAAGAGACCGTGAACAGGCTGATCGCCAGCGGCCACACTTACGAGCAGGACGATGCGCTGTGGTTGCGCACCACCGATTTCGGCGACGACAAGGACCGCGTGATGCGCAAGAGCGACGGCGGCTACACCTACTTCGTGCCGGATGTGGCCTATCACCTGGACAAATGGCGGCGCGGTTTCGAGCGCGTGATCAACGAGCAGGGGTCGGATCACCACAGCACCATCACCCGTGTGCGCGCGGGCCTGCAGGCACTGGATGCCGGCATCCCGAAGGGCTGGCCGGACTACGTGCTGCACCAGATGGTGACGGTACTGAAGAACGGCGAGGAGGTGAAGATCTCCAAGCGGGCCGGCAGCTATGTGACGCTGCGCGACCTGATCGACGAGGTGGGGTGCGACGCGACGCGCTACTTCCTCGCCGCGCGCCATCCCGACTCGCAACTGGTGTTCGACATCGACCTGGCGAAGTCGCAGAGCAACGACAACCCGGTGTATTACATCCAGTATGCGCATGCCCGCATCAGCACGGTGCTGGCGCAATGGAACGGCGACCGCCTCGCGCTGCTGCATGCCGATGTCGGCGTGCTGGACAGCGAGTACGAGACGCAGCTGCTGCAGCGCATGATCGACTTTCCGCAGGTGATCGAGACCGCGGCCGAAGACCTTGCGCCGCACCTGGTGGCGTTCTACCTGAAAGAATTGGCGGCCGATTTTCACAGCTACTATAATGCCTCGCGCTTCCTGGTCGAGGACGAGAGGCTCAGGCTGGCGCGCCTGGCGCTGATCGCCGCAGTGGCGCAGGTGCTGAAGAACGGCTTGGCGTTGCTGGGTGTCTCGGCACCCGAAAAGATGTGA
- a CDS encoding NYN domain-containing protein: protein MAGQPEITNMALFCDFENVALGVRDAKYAQFDIKKVLERLLLKGSIVVKKAYCDWDRYKEFKATMHEAAFELIEIPHVRQSGKNSADIRMVVDALDLCYTKAHVDTFVIISGDSDFSPLVSKLRENNKYVIGIGVKDSTSDLLSANCDEFIFYDDLVRVQEAKKKQAAKKVPPKAKAEAAKPAEAKGEEDKKQEAMDFLVETVEGLISERGSDEKLWYSMVKPTMQRRKPGFNESYYGYRSFKELMEDAQKHKLVMLVKDEKSGQYTIRLAAAE from the coding sequence ATGGCAGGTCAACCCGAGATCACCAACATGGCCCTGTTCTGCGATTTCGAGAACGTGGCGCTGGGCGTGCGCGATGCCAAGTACGCACAGTTCGACATCAAGAAAGTGCTGGAGCGCCTGTTGCTCAAGGGCAGCATCGTGGTGAAGAAAGCCTATTGCGACTGGGATCGTTACAAGGAATTCAAGGCTACCATGCACGAGGCGGCGTTTGAGCTGATCGAGATCCCGCATGTGAGGCAAAGTGGCAAGAACTCCGCCGATATCCGCATGGTCGTCGATGCACTCGATCTTTGCTATACCAAGGCCCATGTCGACACCTTCGTCATCATCAGCGGCGACTCGGATTTTTCGCCGCTGGTGTCCAAGCTGCGCGAGAACAACAAATACGTGATCGGCATCGGGGTGAAGGATTCGACCTCCGACCTGCTGAGCGCCAATTGCGACGAGTTCATCTTCTACGACGACCTCGTGCGGGTGCAGGAAGCGAAGAAAAAACAGGCTGCAAAGAAGGTCCCACCGAAGGCGAAAGCCGAAGCCGCGAAACCGGCTGAAGCGAAAGGCGAGGAAGACAAGAAGCAGGAGGCGATGGATTTCCTGGTCGAGACGGTCGAGGGCCTGATCTCCGAACGCGGCTCGGACGAGAAGCTCTGGTACTCGATGGTTAAACCCACCATGCAGCGCCGCAAACCCGGCTTCAACGAGTCGTACTATGGCTACCGCTCCTTCAAGGAACTGATGGAGGATGCGCAGAAGCACAAGCTGGTGATGCTGGTGAAGGACGAGAAATCGGGGCAGTACACCATACGGCTGGCTGCGGCGGAGTGA
- the hemE gene encoding uroporphyrinogen decarboxylase, translating to MNFKVKNDTFLRALLRQPTDYTPLWMMRQAGRYLPEYCATRKRAGSFLNLCKSPDMATEVTLQPLDRFPLDAAILFSDILTVPDAMGLGLYFSEGEGPKFERPLTTEAAIKALRVPDIGKDLKYVTDAVSQIRKSLDGRVPLIGFTGSPWTLSCYMVEGGSSDDYAKVKTLMYKEPKLMHHILSVTADAVTEYLNAQIEAGAQAVMIFDSWGGALSHAAYHEFSLPYMQRIVQGLKREHDGVKIPSIVFTKGGGLWIESIADIGCDAVGLDWTMDIGVARQKVGHKVALQGNLDPAVLFSTPEVIHNEVEKILSSYGYGSGHVFNLGHGISQFTNPDNAAALVQAVHELSKKYH from the coding sequence ATGAACTTCAAAGTCAAGAACGACACCTTCCTGCGCGCCCTGTTGCGCCAGCCCACCGACTACACGCCGCTGTGGATGATGCGCCAGGCCGGTCGCTATTTGCCTGAGTACTGTGCCACGCGCAAGCGCGCCGGCAGCTTCCTCAACCTGTGCAAATCGCCGGACATGGCGACGGAAGTCACGCTGCAGCCGCTGGATCGTTTCCCGCTGGATGCGGCCATCCTGTTCTCCGACATCCTGACCGTGCCGGATGCGATGGGCCTGGGCCTGTATTTTTCCGAAGGCGAAGGCCCCAAGTTCGAGCGTCCGCTGACCACCGAAGCCGCGATCAAGGCACTGCGCGTTCCGGACATCGGCAAGGACCTGAAGTACGTGACCGACGCCGTGTCGCAGATTCGCAAGTCGCTGGACGGCCGCGTGCCGCTGATCGGCTTCACCGGCAGCCCGTGGACCCTGTCCTGCTACATGGTCGAAGGCGGCAGCAGCGATGACTACGCCAAGGTGAAGACCTTGATGTACAAGGAGCCGAAACTGATGCACCACATCCTCAGTGTGACTGCGGATGCGGTGACGGAGTACCTCAATGCGCAGATCGAAGCCGGCGCGCAAGCCGTGATGATCTTCGACTCTTGGGGCGGCGCCTTGTCGCATGCCGCCTACCACGAGTTCTCGCTGCCCTACATGCAGCGCATCGTGCAGGGCCTGAAGCGCGAGCACGACGGCGTGAAGATCCCCAGCATCGTGTTCACCAAGGGCGGTGGCCTGTGGATCGAGAGCATCGCCGATATCGGCTGCGATGCGGTCGGTCTGGACTGGACCATGGACATCGGCGTGGCGCGGCAGAAGGTCGGCCACAAGGTTGCGCTGCAGGGCAACCTCGATCCGGCCGTGCTGTTTTCCACGCCGGAAGTCATCCACAACGAAGTGGAAAAGATCCTCTCCAGCTACGGCTACGGCAGCGGACACGTATTCAATCTGGGGCACGGAATTTCGCAGTTCACCAACCCGGATAATGCCGCTGCGCTGGTCCAGGCAGTGCATGAGTTGAGCAAAAAATACCATTAA